From a region of the Phaseolus vulgaris cultivar G19833 chromosome 6, P. vulgaris v2.0, whole genome shotgun sequence genome:
- the LOC137830947 gene encoding DNA damage-repair/toleration protein DRT100 gives MATLLLVLQLLILLISSSLAQNLQPTDLTALLSIKATLTDLSPSNPFFSTWNLTAPDPCSSFAGLTCTLRRVTALSLGDPSFPLAGTLPASLSLLTDLTQLLLSPGLVTGSIPPHLAHLTNLRVLSLPSNRLTGPIPAALSALRRLHTLDLSRNQLSGSVPPTLTDLPQLKILILASNSLSDGLPQTVNSPLLHLDLKDNKLTGPLPSFLPSSLRYLSLSQNLMWGPLPNGLQTLTELAFLDLSMNRFAGPIPAQLLSLPALSNIFLQRNNLSGGLGSGTRPGPRPGSIVDLSHNSLSGELSSVLEGVESLFLNNNRFSGEVPEAYVKSVWRGTTRLLYLQHNYLTGIPLREGAVLPDTASLCVSYNCMVPPPAMVVTCPASAGGEVARPAAQCSVFSHNRNTGD, from the coding sequence ATGGCCACTCTTCTTCTCGTTCTTCAACTTCTCATTCTTCTCATTTCCTCATCTCTCGCCCAAAACCTGCAACCCACCGACCTCACAGCCCTCCTCTCCATCAAGGCCACCCTCACCGACCTCTCTCCTTCCAACCCCTTCTTCTCCACCTGGAACCTCACCGCCCCCGATCCCTGCTCCTCCTTCGCCGGCCTCACCTGCACCCTCCGCCGCGTCACCGCTCTCTCCCTCGGGGACCCCTCCTTCCCTCTCGCCGGCACCCTCCCCGCCTCCCTCTCTCTCCTCACCGACTTGACCCAGCTTCTCCTCTCCCCCGGACTCGTCACCGGATCCATCCCCCCTCACCTCGCCCACCTCACCAACCTCCGCGTCCTCTCCCTCCCCTCCAACCGCCTCACCGGCCCCATACCCGCCGCACTCTCCGCCCTCCGCCGCCTCCACACCCTCGACCTTAGCCGCAACCAACTTTCTGGCTCAGTCCCCCCGACTCTCACCGACTTGCCCCAACTGAAAATCCTCATTCTCGCCTCCAATTCTCTCTCCGACGGGTTACCCCAGACCGTTAATTCTCCGTTACTCCACCTCGACCTAAAAGACAACAAACTCACAGGACCGTTACCGTCGTTTCTGCCGTCATCTCTCCGTTATCTGTCGCTCTCGCAGAACCTCATGTGGGGCCCTCTCCCCAACGGCCTTCAAACGCTTACCGAGTTGGCTTTCCTCGACCTTAGTATGAACCGCTTCGCCGGGCCCATCCCGGCCCAATTGCTCTCCCTCCCCGCTCTCTCGAATATTTTCTTACAACGGAACAATCTCTCTGGTGGGCTTGGGTCCGGGACCAGACCCGGACCCAGACCCGGATCCATAGTCGATCTGAGTCATAATTCTCTGAGTGGAGAGCTTTCGAGTGTGCTAGAGGGAGTGGAGAGTTTATTTTTGAACAATAACCGTTTTTCGGGTGAGGTTCCGGAGGCGTACGTAAAGAGCGTGTGGCGCGGCACCACCAGATTGCTGTACCTGCAGCATAACTACCTCACGGGGATTCCGCTGCGGGAGGGGGCGGTGCTGCCCGACACGGCGTCGCTGTGCGTGTCTTACAACTGCATGGTGCCGCCGCCCGCGATGGTCGTGACGTGTCCGGCGAGCGCCGGCGGGGAGGTGGCGAGGCCCGCGGCGCAGTGCTCGGTGTTTAGCCATAACCGTAATACCGGAGATTGA